The genomic window CCGGAACGTACGCGGCGAGCAATGTCGTGACGACGAGGAGCGCGGCGATTGCCACGAACGTCACCGGATCGAGCGGGTTGAGCCCGAAGAGCAACGCCTCGAGTGCCCGCGTCGAGAATGCCGCGCCCACGAGTCCGATCACCAGCCCGAGGGCGGTGAGCCTGAGTCCTTCTCCCAGCACGAGGCGAGACACCTTTGCGGGATCTGCGCCGAGCGCAACGCGGATGCCGATCTCGCGGGTGCGGTGCGTGACGGCGTAGGCGATCACACCGTACAGCCCGACCGCCGAGAGCACGAGCGCCACGAGGGCGAAGACGCCGATGAGCGCCATGGCGAACCGCTCGGGCGCCAGGCCGTATTCCACCGCCTCCGCCACACTCACCATGTAGGGTGCGCCGAGCGCCGGCTCGGCGGCCGCAAGTCTCCGCGCCGTCGATGCCACCAGCGCCGAGTCGGAGGTCCGCACCAGCAGGTTCCCCGCGCCGTCCTCTGCGCGCGGTGTCTCGTAGGCCTGGTTCTGGTAGACCTCGGCGGTGTATCCGGGGTAGTGCACGTCCGGCACCACACCCACCACCGTCAGCCACGGCTGCTTGGCGTTTAGCCGAAACCGCAAGCCCAGGGGGCTGCGCCGCCCCCAAAGGCGATGCGCCAGCCCCTCGCCGATCACCACGCCGGCGCCTCCGCCCGCGGCCGTGGCGGAGTCGAGGTCCCGTCCGGCCAGGAGCGGGATCTTGAGAAAATGAAAATACCCCGGGCTCGCGAGCGTCACCAACGCCGATTTCACGTCGGTGGGCGTCGGTCCGCTCGACCCATCGACCTCCACCGAACCGAACCCCCAATAACCGTTCCCCGGCAGCGACCCCGGGTGCGATGCCGTGACGCCCGGCGCGGAGGCCAACCGCGCCAGCAACTCCCGCCCCTGGGCCGTCGCCGCGCGCTGGCCGCTGCCGCCCCTCCGCTCCGGCGAGCGCCCGCCGCCGACCGGCCTCGGCATGGGCGCCACCTCGTAGAGCCGCGCCGCGTCGAACCCCAGCGGCTGCCGCTCCAGACGCACGAACGAGCGCACCAGGAGCCCCGCCCCCACGAGCATCACGAGAGAAAGCCCGACCTCGAGCACCACGAACAGCCCGCGGACCCGCCCGCTGGCCCACCCTCCCGCCGACGTGCGTGAGCCGGAGCGCAACACGTCGCCCGGCGCCGCCGTGCGCGCCAGGAGCGCGGGCGCCGTGCCGAAGCCCAGCGCCGAGAGCAATGCGATGCCAACGCTCCACAGCAGCACCGCCGGCTGCAGGCGCACCGCCGCCAGGTTGTCGAGCGCGCTCGGGCGCAGGGCGATCATGACGTGGAGTCCCACCCAGGCGATGCCAATCCCGATCGCGCAGGCGGCACCCGACAACACCAGGCTCTCCGCCAGCACCTGTCGAAAGAGCCGAACCCGTGTGGCCCCCAACGCCGTCCGCAGCGCCATTTCTCGGCGGCGCATCCACCCACGCGCAAGCAGCAGGTTGGCGACGTTGGCGCAGGCGATGAGGAGCAGCGCGCCCACCGCCGCGAACAGCACCTTCACCGTCTGCGCCTCGCGTACACCGATGACGTCCTGGGCGCGCACCGCCTCGGCGTCGATCCTCTTGTACTTGGCCGCATCCGGGAGCCCTCGCATGATGGCCAGCAGCTCGGCCGAGGCGCGTCTCGGCTGCACCCCCGCGCGCAACCGGGCGAACGCCGGCACGTTGCTCGCGGAGTCGAGGGAGAGCGGAACGAACACCTCTCGCGGCGGCTCGCCTGACATGGGGATCACCATGCCGCGCGGGGCGACGCCGACGATCGTGTGCGGACGGCCGTTCAGGAGGATCGTCCGGCCGATCACGTCGCTCCGGCCCGCGTACGCCCGATGCCAGAGACCGGCGTCGATCATCGCGACGGGCGCGGCGCCGCGCGCGGTGTCTCCCGGAAGGAAGGCACGCCCGAGCACCGGCTCCACGCGAAGCAGCCGGAAGAAGCCCGGCGTGACCAGCGCGCCGGGAACCGAATCGGCGCGCTGGAGCGTGTCGCCGAGGCGGTACCAGGGTTCCCCTACCGCGGCGAAATCCTCGAGCGTCTTCGACTGCGCGCGCCAGGCATTGAATACTTCGGAGTCGGGGGGAGTGCTGATCTGGCCGCCGCTACCCGTCCACCTGAGCTGCACGATGCTGTTCCCGTCGGGGT from Gemmatimonadaceae bacterium includes these protein-coding regions:
- a CDS encoding ABC transporter permease, whose protein sequence is MIRPGVKRVFRLALRRRDVVHENVEDEIALHLELRAKQLEAQGLTPDDALREARRRFGDTPAARRSLRATAEQRERRLRIADRIEGLWHDLRLTSRQLAKARGFTAIAVLTLALGIGANTAIFSVVHHLLIAPLPYPDGNSIVQLRWTGSGGQISTPPDSEVFNAWRAQSKTLEDFAAVGEPWYRLGDTLQRADSVPGALVTPGFFRLLRVEPVLGRAFLPGDTARGAAPVAMIDAGLWHRAYAGRSDVIGRTILLNGRPHTIVGVAPRGMVIPMSGEPPREVFVPLSLDSASNVPAFARLRAGVQPRRASAELLAIMRGLPDAAKYKRIDAEAVRAQDVIGVREAQTVKVLFAAVGALLLIACANVANLLLARGWMRRREMALRTALGATRVRLFRQVLAESLVLSGAACAIGIGIAWVGLHVMIALRPSALDNLAAVRLQPAVLLWSVGIALLSALGFGTAPALLARTAAPGDVLRSGSRTSAGGWASGRVRGLFVVLEVGLSLVMLVGAGLLVRSFVRLERQPLGFDAARLYEVAPMPRPVGGGRSPERRGGSGQRAATAQGRELLARLASAPGVTASHPGSLPGNGYWGFGSVEVDGSSGPTPTDVKSALVTLASPGYFHFLKIPLLAGRDLDSATAAGGGAGVVIGEGLAHRLWGRRSPLGLRFRLNAKQPWLTVVGVVPDVHYPGYTAEVYQNQAYETPRAEDGAGNLLVRTSDSALVASTARRLAAAEPALGAPYMVSVAEAVEYGLAPERFAMALIGVFALVALVLSAVGLYGVIAYAVTHRTREIGIRVALGADPAKVSRLVLGEGLRLTALGLVIGLVGAAFSTRALEALLFGLNPLDPVTFVAIAALLVVTTLLAAYVP